A DNA window from Halomicrobium mukohataei DSM 12286 contains the following coding sequences:
- a CDS encoding acyl-CoA synthetase family protein, producing the protein MQTLGDLVADARDSDGSLFASSDRAAPYSYADFAINVWKTGNLLRHYGVREGARVAVVVGPKAPTADDEPGWLGGTPDPVLAVLAAAVDGAVVDLAPPTAVDAKAMIAPDDWVARYELAPGTKALAYGGPPDDPTVAHLEREAWSENPLAPPAALDPDDPVLAADRTYTHGELLAGADRVVDEYDLTASDEVTIAAPLTEPGTLIAGVLAPMRTGATILLGEDQSGTVAVGDGASTGARVIDPKSVR; encoded by the coding sequence ATGCAGACACTCGGGGACCTCGTCGCCGACGCACGCGACAGCGACGGTTCGCTGTTCGCGTCGAGCGACCGAGCCGCACCGTACAGCTACGCCGACTTCGCGATCAACGTCTGGAAGACGGGGAATCTCTTGCGCCACTACGGCGTCCGCGAGGGGGCTCGCGTTGCCGTCGTCGTCGGTCCGAAAGCGCCGACTGCGGACGACGAACCGGGCTGGCTCGGCGGGACACCGGACCCCGTCCTCGCCGTCCTCGCGGCGGCGGTCGACGGCGCGGTCGTCGATCTCGCACCGCCGACGGCCGTCGACGCGAAGGCGATGATCGCACCCGACGACTGGGTCGCCCGCTACGAGCTGGCACCCGGCACGAAGGCACTGGCCTACGGTGGACCGCCCGACGATCCGACCGTCGCACACCTCGAACGCGAGGCCTGGAGCGAGAACCCACTGGCACCGCCCGCGGCGCTCGATCCGGACGATCCCGTGCTGGCGGCCGACCGCACGTACACCCACGGCGAGTTGCTGGCCGGAGCCGACCGCGTCGTCGACGAGTACGATCTCACCGCAAGCGACGAGGTGACGATCGCCGCGCCCCTGACCGAGCCGGGGACGCTAATCGCCGGTGTGCTTGCCCCCATGCGAACCGGTGCGACGATCTTGCTGGGCGAGGATCAGTCCGGTACCGTAGCTGTCGGGGACGGTGCCTCGACTGGAGCGCGCGTGATCGATCCGAAAAGCGTCCGCTGA
- a CDS encoding DUF7333 family protein: MEFNTTVTAAAFVVLFGVLAGGTITSPMPQTLSFGITGGLLVFGLLVLFVGVKHGEYRASHYSNN; the protein is encoded by the coding sequence ATGGAGTTCAACACCACGGTCACCGCAGCCGCGTTCGTCGTCCTGTTCGGCGTGCTCGCCGGTGGGACGATCACCAGTCCCATGCCCCAGACGCTGAGCTTCGGTATCACCGGCGGACTGCTCGTGTTCGGACTGCTCGTCCTGTTCGTCGGCGTCAAGCACGGCGAGTACCGCGCCAGCCACTATAGTAACAATTGA
- a CDS encoding halocyanin domain-containing protein: MTEGSADVSRRGFMRTAAGAATAAGAAGTVAAQEEEGGDGGGGGTPDYGGWLGSVSNFDETVDATGQDSTTVEVGTQANGGAFGFGPAAVHVDNGATVQFEWTGEGGRHNVVSDGDGPLDSGDAVETTGVEYEHTFEEDGIYPYYCVPHKSLNMKGAIVVGSDYPTADSGGGGGGGGGGGSSAAPAVPESIKSLGVAASVVMTATLGLAYVFMKYGGDYDTPE; encoded by the coding sequence ATGACAGAGGGTTCAGCCGACGTGTCACGCCGTGGGTTCATGCGGACGGCCGCGGGCGCGGCGACCGCCGCCGGGGCGGCCGGAACCGTGGCGGCCCAGGAAGAGGAGGGCGGCGACGGCGGCGGTGGCGGCACACCGGATTACGGCGGATGGTTAGGCAGCGTGAGCAACTTCGACGAGACGGTCGACGCCACGGGGCAGGACTCGACGACCGTCGAGGTCGGCACCCAGGCAAACGGCGGTGCCTTCGGGTTCGGGCCGGCGGCGGTCCACGTCGACAACGGCGCGACCGTCCAGTTCGAGTGGACCGGCGAAGGCGGCCGGCACAACGTCGTCTCCGATGGCGACGGACCGCTCGACTCTGGCGACGCCGTCGAAACGACCGGCGTCGAGTACGAACACACCTTCGAAGAGGACGGTATCTACCCGTACTACTGTGTGCCCCACAAGAGCCTCAACATGAAAGGTGCCATCGTCGTCGGCTCCGACTACCCCACGGCTGACTCCGGCGGTGGCGGCGGCGGCGGTGGTGGCGGTGGCAGTAGCGCAGCACCGGCCGTCCCCGAGAGCATCAAGTCCCTCGGCGTCGCCGCGTCGGTCGTGATGACCGCGACGCTGGGACTGGCCTACGTGTTCATGAAGTACGGCGGCGACTACGACACGCCGGAGTAG
- a CDS encoding SRPBCC family protein → MPIPATRVTVDSVDVSTVVYVSPAEVYEFLMDFPGYARYSKYLTDVEQRGDGTPGTQYALRFAWWKLSYTARSEVVAVDPPDQIDWKITKDLDATGRWRITSLPEERPEDEDHATEVRLTVNFDPGSASSSALDLPRLVSMDWVIEKVKPLIQEEAERVVERIVADLEGRRRDVELTIHTSPDAV, encoded by the coding sequence ATGCCGATCCCGGCCACACGTGTCACCGTGGACTCCGTCGACGTCAGCACCGTCGTGTACGTCTCGCCAGCGGAAGTCTACGAGTTCCTGATGGACTTCCCCGGCTACGCTCGCTACTCGAAGTACCTCACGGACGTAGAGCAACGCGGCGACGGGACGCCGGGCACGCAGTACGCGCTCCGCTTTGCCTGGTGGAAGCTCAGCTACACCGCCAGATCCGAGGTCGTCGCCGTCGATCCGCCGGACCAGATCGACTGGAAGATCACGAAAGACCTCGACGCCACCGGTCGCTGGCGGATCACGTCGCTCCCGGAGGAGCGACCCGAGGACGAGGACCACGCCACCGAAGTGCGACTGACGGTGAACTTCGATCCGGGGTCGGCGTCGTCGAGCGCGCTCGACCTCCCGCGGCTGGTGTCGATGGACTGGGTGATCGAGAAGGTAAAGCCGCTGATCCAGGAAGAGGCAGAGCGCGTGGTCGAGCGGATCGTCGCCGATCTGGAGGGGCGTCGGCGCGACGTGGAGCTAACGATTCACACCAGTCCCGACGCCGTCTGA
- the coaBC gene encoding bifunctional phosphopantothenoylcysteine decarboxylase/phosphopantothenate--cysteine ligase CoaBC, whose protein sequence is MLSGVNVVLGVTGSIAAVKTVELAHELRRQGATVRAVVTDSASGIVHPWAVEFATDGEVVTELTGAVEHVELCGVDGWGDVLLIAPATANTVGKIAGAIDDSPVTTCATTALGADLPVVVAPAMHEPMYDHPGVLDAIDRVESWGVDFVAPRLEEGKAKIASEGAIVAATARAAGEQPLAGEHVVVTSGATTESIDPLRTLSNRASGRTGRALARACYVAGADVTLVHDGPDVPVAEVRRVESAAEMTAATTEACADADALLSAAAISDYTVEQRDRKIKSGEPSLTLELSPTPKLVDAVRSERPDLPIVGFKAETDVDDETLVERAREIRDRVDMAFVVANDADVMGAERTRALLVGDDVSTYEGDKQGLGRRVAAELTGHL, encoded by the coding sequence ATGCTTTCGGGAGTGAACGTCGTCCTGGGGGTGACCGGCTCGATCGCGGCGGTCAAGACCGTCGAACTCGCCCACGAGCTTCGCCGACAGGGCGCGACCGTCCGGGCCGTCGTCACCGACAGCGCGTCGGGCATCGTCCACCCGTGGGCCGTCGAGTTCGCGACGGACGGCGAGGTGGTGACGGAGCTGACGGGGGCGGTCGAACACGTCGAACTGTGTGGCGTCGACGGGTGGGGCGACGTGTTGCTGATCGCGCCAGCGACCGCCAACACGGTCGGCAAGATCGCGGGTGCGATCGACGACTCGCCGGTGACGACGTGTGCGACGACGGCGCTGGGTGCGGATCTCCCGGTCGTCGTCGCACCGGCCATGCACGAGCCGATGTACGACCACCCCGGCGTGCTCGACGCGATCGACCGCGTCGAGTCGTGGGGCGTCGACTTCGTGGCTCCGCGCCTCGAAGAGGGGAAAGCGAAGATCGCCAGCGAGGGCGCGATCGTCGCCGCGACGGCGCGTGCAGCCGGCGAGCAGCCCCTCGCTGGCGAGCACGTCGTCGTCACGAGCGGCGCGACGACGGAGTCGATCGACCCGCTCAGGACGCTGTCGAACCGGGCGTCGGGGCGCACCGGTCGGGCGCTGGCTCGCGCTTGCTACGTCGCCGGAGCCGACGTGACGCTGGTCCACGACGGTCCGGACGTGCCCGTCGCGGAGGTCCGTCGCGTCGAGAGCGCCGCCGAGATGACGGCGGCGACCACAGAGGCCTGTGCGGACGCCGACGCGCTCCTCTCGGCGGCGGCGATCTCGGACTACACCGTCGAGCAACGCGACCGAAAGATCAAGTCCGGCGAGCCCTCGCTGACCCTGGAGCTGTCGCCGACGCCGAAGCTGGTCGACGCCGTTCGATCCGAGCGGCCGGACCTGCCGATCGTCGGCTTCAAAGCCGAGACCGACGTGGACGACGAGACGCTCGTCGAACGGGCCCGCGAGATTCGCGACCGCGTCGACATGGCGTTCGTCGTCGCCAACGACGCCGATGTGATGGGTGCTGAGCGTACGCGGGCGCTACTCGTGGGCGACGACGTATCGACCTACGAGGGCGACAAGCAGGGCCTCGGACGGCGGGTCGCCGCGGAGCTGACGGGGCATCTCTAA